In one window of Cytophagaceae bacterium ABcell3 DNA:
- the tatA gene encoding twin-arginine translocase TatA/TatE family subunit → MTQSVLALLGPLGLNEMIVILLIVVLLFGAKKIPELAKGLGRGIKEFKDASKDIKDEIENSVKDEKK, encoded by the coding sequence ATGACACAATCTGTTTTAGCCCTTCTAGGCCCACTGGGTCTCAATGAAATGATCGTAATCTTACTGATCGTGGTGCTTCTCTTTGGTGCAAAGAAAATACCTGAACTTGCAAAAGGTCTTGGAAGAGGAATTAAAGAGTTCAAAGATGCTTCCAAAGACATTAAGGATGAAATTGAAAATAGTGTAAAGGACGAAAAGAAATAA
- the gatA gene encoding Asp-tRNA(Asn)/Glu-tRNA(Gln) amidotransferase subunit GatA: protein MKSYRTLREIREDIDTGKLSCRQLTQYYLDNIKANQDLNAFLEVYEEEALAKADEVDAKIKAGTAGKLAGMVIGLKDVLCHKDHKLQAASKILDGFVSQFNGTAVQRIIDEDAIIIGRQNCDEFAMGSSTENSSFGPTLNAADKNRVPGGSSGGSAVAVQAEMCFVSLGSDTGGSVRQPAAFCGVVGLKPTYSRISRYGLIAYASSFDCIGVFSKSIEDSALVLETIAGPDDYDSTVSFREVPKYSQKLALDRKVKVGYLKASVESEGVSPEIREKTSKTLEQLKKDGHTVEAVDFPLLDYFLPAYYILTTAEASSNLSRFDGVKYGYRSPDATNLETMYKKSRSEGFGNEVKRRIMLGTFVLSAGFYDAYYTKAQKVRRLIQEETEKILKEYDFLVIPASPTTAFKLGENTEDPLAMYLADVFTVQANLTGIPGVSFPVGNDSNGLPIGLQVLTKWFGEQELLAFSKYLSDKQKL from the coding sequence TTGAAATCTTACAGAACGCTCAGGGAGATTAGGGAAGATATAGACACTGGGAAACTTTCCTGCAGGCAACTGACCCAGTACTATTTGGACAATATTAAGGCAAACCAAGACCTGAATGCTTTTCTTGAAGTCTATGAAGAAGAAGCTTTGGCAAAAGCGGATGAGGTTGACGCCAAAATTAAAGCTGGTACAGCCGGAAAACTGGCAGGCATGGTTATAGGCCTCAAAGATGTCTTGTGCCATAAAGACCACAAGCTCCAAGCTGCCAGTAAAATACTTGATGGTTTTGTCTCTCAGTTCAATGGTACAGCGGTTCAACGGATTATCGATGAGGATGCTATTATCATAGGCCGTCAAAATTGTGACGAATTTGCCATGGGATCTTCAACGGAAAATTCATCTTTTGGACCAACATTAAATGCTGCCGATAAAAACCGTGTTCCTGGTGGATCTTCTGGTGGCTCCGCTGTAGCTGTACAGGCCGAGATGTGTTTTGTTTCTCTTGGTTCTGATACAGGAGGTTCTGTAAGACAGCCAGCCGCTTTTTGTGGCGTTGTTGGCTTGAAGCCTACTTACTCTAGGATTTCTCGTTACGGTCTTATCGCCTATGCTTCATCATTTGATTGTATAGGTGTGTTTTCTAAAAGTATTGAAGATTCGGCTTTGGTATTAGAAACTATTGCTGGTCCTGATGATTACGACAGTACTGTATCGTTTAGAGAAGTTCCTAAGTATTCTCAAAAGTTAGCGCTGGACAGGAAAGTTAAGGTTGGTTACCTTAAAGCTTCAGTGGAAAGTGAAGGCGTGAGTCCTGAAATCAGAGAAAAAACTTCTAAAACCTTAGAACAACTAAAAAAGGATGGTCATACAGTTGAGGCTGTGGACTTTCCGTTGCTTGATTATTTTCTTCCTGCATACTATATTTTAACAACTGCCGAGGCAAGTTCTAACCTTTCTCGCTTTGATGGCGTTAAATATGGATACAGGAGTCCTGATGCGACCAACCTTGAGACCATGTATAAAAAGTCTAGGTCAGAGGGTTTTGGAAATGAAGTTAAACGCAGGATCATGTTAGGTACTTTTGTGCTTAGTGCCGGTTTTTATGATGCCTATTATACAAAAGCTCAAAAAGTAAGAAGGCTTATTCAGGAAGAAACTGAAAAAATTCTTAAAGAATATGACTTCTTAGTTATACCTGCAAGCCCTACTACAGCGTTTAAGTTGGGAGAGAACACAGAAGACCCTCTTGCAATGTACCTGGCAGATGTTTTTACAGTACAGGCAAACCTTACAGGAATTCCAGGCGTATCATTCCCTGTGGGCAATGACAGTAATGGACTTCCAATTGGACTGCAAGTATTGACGAAATGGTTTGGTGAACAGGAATTGCTGGCGTTTAGTAAATACTTATCCGACAAGCAAAAACTATGA
- a CDS encoding transglycosylase SLT domain-containing protein, protein MKIKQIVPGFMMMMAAFTQPLFVSNAIAQSEQEPEYFAVWEDEVPVVSDELIIDRLGCLEKDIKLTYNDKIRSFIDYFTIRNRNYMVEMERRKNLYFPIFEEYLEKHEMPDELKYLAIVESGLNPKAISRAGAGGLWQFMPTTGKHYKLKQDAFIDERFDPYKATEAACVYLKDLYRIFGDWELALASYNCGPGNVRRAIRRSGYKDTFWGIYNFLPKETRGYVPQFVAVTYAMNHLKDHNIFADSLEYPMYYDTLLVSKTIDVEVLAEQLDVCPEDILKLNPSIKRNIIPEEWNLVLRIPADRMDFLAENREVIMGSSVVKDMKKIQLAIAAEQAAAMPTKRVYTVRPGDNLGKIAMQYKVSVADLKRWNNIKSTTIYSGQKLTVYSNSTGQAPTLASNNGKSGKSHVYLVQPGDTLWAISRNNNIPIERLKQINNLKSNNLKVGMKLVIG, encoded by the coding sequence ATGAAAATAAAGCAAATAGTACCCGGGTTTATGATGATGATGGCTGCTTTTACACAGCCATTATTTGTAAGTAATGCTATAGCTCAATCAGAGCAGGAACCTGAGTACTTTGCAGTGTGGGAAGATGAAGTGCCTGTGGTTTCTGATGAACTGATAATCGACAGGTTGGGGTGTCTTGAAAAAGATATTAAACTTACCTATAATGATAAGATCCGTAGCTTTATAGACTACTTTACTATCCGTAACAGGAACTACATGGTGGAAATGGAGAGGCGCAAAAACCTTTACTTCCCTATTTTTGAGGAATACCTCGAAAAGCATGAAATGCCTGATGAACTAAAATACTTGGCTATTGTGGAGTCAGGTCTTAACCCCAAGGCCATTTCCAGGGCTGGGGCGGGTGGATTGTGGCAGTTTATGCCTACTACCGGCAAACATTACAAACTTAAGCAGGATGCTTTTATAGACGAGCGTTTTGATCCTTACAAAGCTACTGAAGCAGCTTGTGTATACCTTAAAGATCTTTACCGTATTTTCGGTGACTGGGAGCTTGCTTTAGCTTCTTACAATTGTGGGCCAGGTAATGTCAGAAGGGCTATCAGGAGGTCTGGATACAAAGATACTTTTTGGGGAATATATAATTTCCTTCCTAAAGAAACCAGAGGGTATGTACCTCAATTTGTAGCTGTAACTTATGCGATGAACCATTTAAAGGATCATAACATTTTTGCAGATTCTTTAGAATACCCTATGTATTATGATACACTTTTGGTTTCTAAAACCATAGATGTAGAAGTGTTGGCAGAGCAGTTAGATGTTTGTCCTGAGGATATTTTAAAGTTAAACCCTTCAATTAAAAGAAATATCATTCCTGAAGAATGGAACCTTGTTTTGCGTATCCCTGCAGACAGAATGGACTTTCTGGCAGAGAACAGGGAGGTGATTATGGGTTCGTCCGTAGTGAAGGATATGAAGAAGATTCAGCTGGCTATTGCTGCTGAACAAGCTGCAGCTATGCCTACAAAAAGGGTTTATACGGTTAGGCCTGGTGATAACTTGGGTAAAATTGCCATGCAGTATAAAGTTTCTGTGGCTGACTTGAAAAGATGGAACAATATTAAATCAACAACAATTTACTCTGGACAGAAGTTGACCGTGTATTCAAATAGTACTGGACAGGCTCCTACTTTGGCCTCTAACAATGGTAAATCTGGCAAATCTCATGTGTACTTGGTGCAGCCAGGAGATACACTTTGGGCTATTTCTAGAAACAATAATATCCCAATAGAACGGTTAAAGCAGATTAATAACCTTAAAAGCAACAACCTTAAGGTAGGTATGAAGCTGGTAATAGGATAA